One genomic region from Terasakiella sp. SH-1 encodes:
- a CDS encoding rhodanese-like domain-containing protein encodes MDSPLVTAIIVIAIAFISFRMLPRLLAGVPFVDAEAVFARMKDDENAVLIDVRTPEEYKAEHALDSVNVQPYELGENIEEKRQFLDHKIYVICLSSQRAAMAAKQLKGLGFTNVSVVKGGLNAWKKYKLPTA; translated from the coding sequence ATGGATTCACCACTCGTTACGGCCATTATCGTTATTGCAATTGCCTTTATTTCCTTTCGTATGTTACCTCGCTTATTGGCAGGTGTTCCTTTTGTCGATGCTGAAGCGGTTTTTGCCCGTATGAAAGATGATGAAAACGCCGTTTTGATTGATGTACGCACCCCGGAAGAATATAAGGCTGAACATGCATTGGACAGCGTGAACGTTCAACCTTATGAACTGGGCGAAAATATTGAAGAAAAACGCCAGTTTCTGGACCATAAAATCTATGTCATCTGCCTGTCCTCCCAACGTGCTGCCATGGCGGCAAAGCAGCTGAAAGGCTTGGGTTTTACCAATGTAAGTGTGGTTAAAGGTGGATTAAACGCCTGGAAAAAGTACAAACTTCCGACAGCTTGA
- the trmFO gene encoding methylenetetrahydrofolate--tRNA-(uracil(54)-C(5))-methyltransferase (FADH(2)-oxidizing) TrmFO: protein MTKTLHIIGGGLAGSEAAWQAAQRGIKVVLHEMRPVRPTEAHQTDTLAELVCSNSLRSDDAQYNAVGLMHEEMRRCGSLIMKCADENAVPAGGALAVDRDGFAEAVQAALMNHGNVEVVREEITDIPGDEWEQVIIATGPLTSDPLAHAIKGLTDEDSLHFFDAIAPIIHRDSIDFSKAWFQSRYDKGDGSDYINLGMTREQYDQFIDDLLAGDKMEFKEWEKNTPYFEACLPIEVMAERGRETLAYGPMKPVGLTNPNDPDTKLAGVVQLRQDNKLGTLYNMVGFQTKLKHGEQVRIFKTIPGLENAEFARLGGIHRNTFINSPRLLDGSLKLKGRNNIRFAGQVTGCEGYVESTAVGLMAGRFAACELLEQEITYPPEVTALGGILNHITGGADALTFQPMNINFGLLPPMDVRNERGKRVKGKEKKAAVSARALKALDEWLEQTDRV, encoded by the coding sequence ATGACAAAGACACTCCATATTATTGGCGGCGGTTTGGCTGGGAGCGAGGCTGCTTGGCAAGCTGCACAACGCGGGATCAAGGTTGTCCTGCACGAGATGCGCCCGGTGCGCCCAACCGAAGCCCATCAGACAGACACACTGGCAGAGCTGGTTTGTTCAAACTCGCTTCGTTCTGATGATGCGCAATATAATGCCGTCGGTCTCATGCATGAAGAAATGCGCCGTTGCGGCTCTTTGATTATGAAATGTGCCGATGAAAATGCCGTCCCTGCCGGGGGGGCCTTGGCCGTGGACCGTGATGGTTTTGCCGAAGCTGTTCAAGCAGCTTTAATGAACCATGGAAACGTCGAAGTCGTTCGCGAAGAAATCACGGACATTCCCGGTGACGAATGGGAACAGGTGATTATTGCCACAGGGCCATTAACATCAGACCCCCTTGCCCATGCGATCAAGGGCTTGACAGATGAAGACTCCCTTCATTTTTTTGATGCCATTGCCCCGATTATTCATAGAGACAGCATTGATTTTTCCAAAGCCTGGTTCCAGTCACGCTATGACAAGGGCGATGGTTCCGATTACATCAATCTGGGCATGACGCGTGAACAATATGACCAGTTTATTGATGACCTGCTGGCTGGCGATAAAATGGAATTCAAGGAATGGGAAAAGAATACACCCTATTTTGAAGCTTGCCTGCCCATTGAAGTCATGGCTGAACGGGGCCGTGAAACGCTGGCTTATGGCCCGATGAAACCGGTTGGGCTGACCAATCCGAACGACCCGGATACAAAACTGGCTGGCGTGGTCCAACTGCGCCAAGATAACAAGCTGGGCACCCTCTATAATATGGTTGGCTTTCAGACCAAGTTGAAACATGGGGAACAAGTCCGTATTTTTAAAACGATTCCGGGGCTGGAAAATGCTGAATTTGCCCGTTTGGGCGGTATTCATCGCAATACCTTTATCAATTCCCCTCGCCTGCTTGATGGTAGCCTCAAGCTTAAAGGGCGCAACAATATCCGTTTTGCCGGACAGGTCACGGGCTGTGAAGGCTATGTGGAAAGTACAGCCGTTGGCCTGATGGCCGGACGTTTTGCCGCCTGTGAATTGCTGGAACAAGAGATTACGTACCCACCGGAAGTAACTGCCCTTGGCGGTATTTTGAATCACATTACAGGTGGGGCTGATGCCTTGACATTCCAGCCGATGAATATCAACTTTGGTTTGTTGCCACCGATGGATGTGCGCAATGAACGGGGAAAACGGGTCAAAGGCAAAGAGAAAAAGGCTGCTGTTTCCGCCCGTGCATTAAAAGCACTGG